The region TCCGCTCGCGGCGGGTGAAGGTGAGGACCACGTGGTCCTTCTCCACCCGCACGGTCTGGGTGCGCTGGTTGCGGTCGTAGCGCGACGGGTCCGGGATCGAGCACTGGGTGACGAACCGGCCGCCGGGCTCGAGCACCGCCGCGACCCGCTCGAAGCACCGGATCTGGTGCTCCTGGTCGGTGATGAACGGCAGGGTGTCGAACACCGCGTAGGCCAGCGAGTAGGTGTGCGGCACGGAGAAGTCGGTGAAGTCCTGCTTGAACAGCGTCACCTTGTCGCCGCCGGGCTTGGCCCGCAACTGGTCCAGCATGCCCTCGGACATGTCGATGCCGTGGACCTCGATCCCCTTCTGCGCCAACGGGACCGCTACCCGCCCGGTGCCCACCCCCAGTTCCAGCAAGGGCCCTTCACCCGCGTTGTCGGCCAACCACTGGATGGTCTCCTCGGTGTCGCCCGGGTCGCCCGCCCAGCCGGTCTCGTCGAACAGCCCGGCGATCGCGTCGCCGTAGGTCGAGAGGTCGAAGCCTTCCACGGTGTTCTCCTTCCCCCGTCCGGAAACGGGATGTCGCTGGGGAATCCTCGGTGACCGGGGCGGTGCGGCGCTGCCCCGTTGTGAGCACCGCCGGCGCGCGCCTGCGGTGCGGTGCTTCGGTCCCGGCCGTTCGGAGTGGACGGTCGGGTCGCCGCCGTCGGGTCTGCGCCGTCGGGTCAGCGGGCCGGCGAGGCGAGGCCGCCGGCCGCGTCGACCAGGGCGCGGGTCGCGGCGTGCACGGGGTGGCCGAGCACCTCGGCGACCGGCCCCTCCTCCACCACCCGGCCCCGGTCCAGCACCAGCACGCGGTCGGCGTTGCGGGCGATCACGCCCAGGTCGTGGGTCACCGTCAGCACCGCCAGGCCCAGCTCCCCGCGCAGCGAGTCGAGCAGTTCCAGCACCGACGCGGCCACCTGCACGTCCAGGTTGGAGGTCACCTCGTCGCAGATCAGCACGTCCGCGCCGGCCGCCAGCGCGCGGGCGATGGCCACCCGCTGCCGCTGCCCGCCGGAGAGCTGCCGGGGCAGCCGGTCGGCCAGCTCACCGGCCAGCCCCACCAGGTCCAGCAGCCGCCGGGTCTCGGCGCGCACCGCGTCGGCGGGCCGGGCCCGGTGCAGCCGGACCACGCGGCCGATCGCCGCGCCGACCGTGCGGCGCGGGTTGAGCGAGCCGGTGGCGTCCTGCGGGATGAGCTGGATGCGCCGGCGCTGGTCCACCGGCCGGCCGCGCAGCACGGGCGCGATCACCTCGCCCGCCAGCGACACCTGTCCGGCGCGGGGCTTGAGGATGCCCGCGACGCACTGGGCCAGCGTGGTCTTGCCGCAGCCCGAGGACCCCAGCAGCGCCAGCGACTCGCCCCGGTGCAGGGTCAGCGACACCCCGTCCAGCACGACCTTGCGGCCGCGCGCCGCGACCAGGCCGGCGACCTCCAGCACCACCGGGCCCGGTGCCCGGGGCGGTGGCCGCCGCTCGACCTCGACCCGCAGGTCCGGGACGGCGGCGAGCAGCTCCCTGGTGTACGGCTCGGCGGGCCGGCCGAGCACCTGCTCCGTGCCGGCGTGCTCGACCACCTCGCCGCCGCGCAGCACCACCAGCCGGTCGGTCATCCGGGCCGCCGCGCCGAGGTCGTGGGTGATGAACACGACGGCCAGCCCGCGCCGCAGCGCGAGCTCCGCGAGCTGGTCCAGCACGAGCCTGCGCATCGGCCCGTCCAGGCCGGTGGTCGGCTCGTCCAGGATCAGCCCGCGCGGGTCGCCGGCGGTGAACCGGGCCAGCGCCAGCCGCTGCTGCTGGCCGCCGGAGAGCTGGTGCGGGTAGCGGCGGACGAACTCGGCGTCGCCGGGCAGCCCGACCTCCACCAGCCGTCGGGAGACCGCCTCCGCCGAGCGGTCCACGGCCGGTTCGCGCAGCTGCCGGGCGATCCGCATGGTCGGGGTGAGCGCGGACGGCGGGTCCTGTGGCAGGTAGGACAGCACCCGGCGGCGCAGCTCCCGGCGTTCGGCCGGGGTCGCGGTGAGCACGTCGCGGCCGTCCACCCGGACCTGGCCCCGCACCACCCGCAGGCCCGGCCGGACGGCGCCGACCAGCGCCAGGGCGAGGGTCGTCTTGCCCGCGCCGGACTCGCCGACGACACCGACCCGCTCCCCCGCGCCGATGGCGAGGGTGAGCCCGGCCAGCACCGGGTGGCCCTCGGCGTTCTCGACCCGCAGGTCGTCGACCTCGATCACCGCAGCACCTTCCCGACCAGGCGGTCCAGCCCGAGGTTCGCGGCGACCGTCAGCACGCCCAACAGCACGGCGGGCACCGCGACGCCCCACGGCGTCAACCGGATGCCCTCGACGTTCTCGCTGATCATGGCTCCCCAGTTCGGGCCGCCCGAGCCGAAGCCGAGGAACCCGACGGCGGCGGTCAGGGTGACCGCGATGGCCAGCCGGGTGCCGAAGTCGGCCAGCACCGGGCGGGCGATGTTGGGCAGGATCTCCCGCACGATCACCGAGAAGTGTGAGTCCCCGGTGGCGTACGCGGCCACGACGTAGCCGTCCTCCACGGCGTGCAGCGTCTCGGCCCGGGTCACCCGCGACACGAACGGCGTGCCGGTCAGCACCACCGCCGCGGTGATCGTCGTCGCGCTGTAGCCCCAGCCGTTGAGCAGCACCAGCAGGATCAGCACCGGCGGCAGCCCCAGCAGCAGGTGGTCCAGCCGGGACACCACCGCGTCGGCCACGCCGCCGAAGTAGCCGCCGACCAGGCCGAGCACCAGCCCGAGGGCGGTGGCCAGCACGGTCGCCACCACCGGCACGGTCACCAGCGCCTGGCCGCCCGCCAGCACCCGGGCCAGGACGTCCCGGCCGGTGCTGTCGGTGCCCAGCGGGCTGTCCGCCGTCGGGGCGGTGTAGGGCAGGCCGGTGATCCGCTCCGGGTCGTCGACCAGGGACGGCCCGAACACCGCGATCCCGAGCACCAGC is a window of Saccharothrix espanaensis DSM 44229 DNA encoding:
- a CDS encoding class I SAM-dependent DNA methyltransferase encodes the protein MEGFDLSTYGDAIAGLFDETGWAGDPGDTEETIQWLADNAGEGPLLELGVGTGRVAVPLAQKGIEVHGIDMSEGMLDQLRAKPGGDKVTLFKQDFTDFSVPHTYSLAYAVFDTLPFITDQEHQIRCFERVAAVLEPGGRFVTQCSIPDPSRYDRNQRTQTVRVEKDHVVLTFTRRERMTQRSSIQFAILSEQGVRFFPMHIRTIMPSELDLMARLAGMTLESRWSDWSGAPLRDSHERHISIYRKA
- a CDS encoding ABC transporter ATP-binding protein codes for the protein MIEVDDLRVENAEGHPVLAGLTLAIGAGERVGVVGESGAGKTTLALALVGAVRPGLRVVRGQVRVDGRDVLTATPAERRELRRRVLSYLPQDPPSALTPTMRIARQLREPAVDRSAEAVSRRLVEVGLPGDAEFVRRYPHQLSGGQQQRLALARFTAGDPRGLILDEPTTGLDGPMRRLVLDQLAELALRRGLAVVFITHDLGAAARMTDRLVVLRGGEVVEHAGTEQVLGRPAEPYTRELLAAVPDLRVEVERRPPPRAPGPVVLEVAGLVAARGRKVVLDGVSLTLHRGESLALLGSSGCGKTTLAQCVAGILKPRAGQVSLAGEVIAPVLRGRPVDQRRRIQLIPQDATGSLNPRRTVGAAIGRVVRLHRARPADAVRAETRRLLDLVGLAGELADRLPRQLSGGQRQRVAIARALAAGADVLICDEVTSNLDVQVAASVLELLDSLRGELGLAVLTVTHDLGVIARNADRVLVLDRGRVVEEGPVAEVLGHPVHAATRALVDAAGGLASPAR
- a CDS encoding ABC transporter permease, with the translated sequence MRAVRWALGVLAVLGVALVLGIAVFGPSLVDDPERITGLPYTAPTADSPLGTDSTGRDVLARVLAGGQALVTVPVVATVLATALGLVLGLVGGYFGGVADAVVSRLDHLLLGLPPVLILLVLLNGWGYSATTITAAVVLTGTPFVSRVTRAETLHAVEDGYVVAAYATGDSHFSVIVREILPNIARPVLADFGTRLAIAVTLTAAVGFLGFGSGGPNWGAMISENVEGIRLTPWGVAVPAVLLGVLTVAANLGLDRLVGKVLR